In Marinobacterium sp. LSUCC0821, the DNA window TTCTCGTTCAACATCGCGGTGTAGAGAGCTTTACCCTTCATCTGCAGACGTGCAACATCATTCGCAACAAGATGGCGAAGGTAACTACGTGCTTGCTGGCCTGATACATCAACAATCGTCATGTGGGACACATCAAACATACCTGATGCCTGACGAACCTTATTGTGCTCTTCCAATTGCGAGCCGTAATGCAGCGGCATATCCCAGCCACCGAAATCAACTAGCTTTCCGCCCATCGCTTGATGCTGCGCATAGAGTGGGGTCTTGTGTCCCATCAGTAATACCTATCTGTCTTACAAGTCATTCGACTTTAAAAGGGGAAAGCGATTTTAAACGAATATCGCACCAGATCAATCTTTGACCAATATACTTTATTTAAAGGGGCTATGCGTCTTTGGCAGAACGTCGCATTCTAGTGGGAAGTTGACCGGAAAGACCCATCGCTTGCGCCATCACGTGCTGCTTCACTGGATCTACGCTATTAAATAGCCGCATGCCAGCTCCACGAGCCCACTCAATGATCGCGGGTTGCGGCGTAAAGAGTCGTCTAAACCCTTCCATTACCGCACTCATTCGAACATTTTCTAACTTACGTGTTCGCTCATATCGTCGCAGCACATCAAGCGAACCTATGGTTTCACGGCGCGTCATCGCCTCTGCAAGCACATCGGCAAGCGCAGCTGAATCGAGAAAACCAAGATTGACCCCCTGCCCCGCTAACGGATGAATCGTGTGCGCAGCGTCACCCACTAAAACTCCTGCCTCTGCCACATAGTGCTGGGCATGACGCTGACGAAGCGGAACCACTTGCACATTAGCAGCAGCAACAATCCTGCCTGGTCCCTGTCGAGAACCAAAACTAATCGCTTGGCAGAAGCTCTCTTCATCCATCTCTTGCAGAGACTTAGCGTGTGCAGGCGAAGTAGACCATACCAGCGACACCTTGCGCCGCGCCTCATCCGCAAGTGGCAGAAGCGCTAATGGCCCATCTTCAGTAAAACGCTGCCAACAACAGTGTTGATGCTCAGCGTCCATCTCAAGGGTGGCCACCACTGCGTGGTGACCGTAGTCCCACTCATGCGTACCCAAACCAAGCTGTTTACGGGTTGTAGAGTTGGCACCGTCGGCACCAACCAGAAGTCTAACAGTGAGCTGATCACCATCGTCTAAAAAGAGATGTCTAGAACCATTAACCACAGGATCGACCGCGCGAATGCGCGACGCAAAGTTCAACTGGATATTGCTATTGAGAAGTGCCGCCTTAAGCAAAGCAAGGACAATTAGACGATTCTCGACGATATATCCCAACTGCGCTTCGTGCATATCAAATGCGTCGAATTCAACCTCGCCACGTGTTTCACCATCCCAGACATACATCTTCTGATAAGGCTCGATTCGCCAATCAACCAAATATTGCCAAGCATCTATTGATTTCAAAAGCTCTACAGAAGCGAGTGTTAAGGCACTCACTCTGGACTCAAACTCACCCTGAAGCACCTGCTCAACCTGCTTATCCAGCGCCTTAAGATCGAGACCAAATTGATCTAATACCTCAACCTTAAGCCCTAGCTCGGCAAGTTGCAGTGCAGTTGCGATACCGGTCATCCCTGCGCCAGCAATCGCAACATCCACTTCACGCTGTTTCGCTAAATTAGTCATCGATAGTCAACCTAACCGCAGGGGTATCCAAACCCATTGCCGCTCGGGCCAGTAGTGTCCGACCGGCCGGAACCATATCTAGAGTTTGTAGCGCCAAAGCACGCCCTACTCTCAACAGCGGATTGGATGAGCTAAATGTAGCAAGTGCGAGCTCACCAAAACCGATGGTGCGCTGCTGATCCTTTTGACGCTGTGAAACAAAACCTTGTAGTGAAGCCAACTCTCCCAAAGGCAGATTCTGTTGTTTGCGCTGCAGTATCAACTCAGCCAATTCGCAGACACCTCGCAAGGCTAAATTAAATCCCTGACCCGCTATTGGGTGCAGTGAGTGGGCAGCATTACCTAATACAACCAAACCCGCACGCACCTGCTCATCTGCGAGTACTAAATTAAGCGGGTAACTGTATCGCTCACCGACACTGACTAAACGCCCAGCTCGATGACCAAAAGCTTGCTGTAGCTCACTTAAAAATTGTTCATCAGGCATATTCATGCGCGACTCAACAAGATCATCGGTTTGCGTCCAAACCAAACCCATACGATGGGTAGCGCCTATAGCCTCAATAGGCAGCAGTGCGATTGGGCCTTTTTCCGTAAAGCGTTCATAAGCAACGCCTTGATGATCGCGATCGACTTCAACATTCGCGATCAACGCATGCTGATGATAGGGCTTTGCTCTGTAATCAATCCCCATAGATTGACGAAGTTCAGAACGTCCACCGTCAGCCATGACTACTAAGGGCGCTTTAAGAGTACGCTGCTCGCCACCCTCTTCCGAAATAACAACCGAACGCACGCCATCCGTTAGATCGATAGAGGAGACCGTCGCTGGTGAGAATAACTCAACCTGATCTCGACCATGCAGAACGGCACTCATCAACACCTGACCCAGCCAGTGGTTCTCAACAACATAACCCAGAGCATCGACACTCTCTTGTTCTGCTCGCATAGTCGTCTGACCAAATCGCCCTTGATCCGATACATGAATAGTCTCGATGGGCGTTAGATGTTCACGCAGTAAGGACCAAATCCCCATCTGCTCAAAGGCGGAGCGAGATCCATATGCAAGCGCAGTAGAGCGTGCATCAAAGCTTGGCTGAAACTGTGGATCTGGGTGAGCTTTTAAGGGACTCTGCTCAACCAGTGCCATACGCAAACCCAGCTTTTTCGCAGCCGGTAGCAGAGCAGCAACGAGGCTAGCCCCAACCATGCCGCCGCCACATACGATAAGATCGAAGCTGTTATCGAACTCTCGGTTAGGCATTAGCCATCAACGCCTCAATTTCATCTGGATCTTTAGGAACTGAATCGGTTAGCACTCGGGCACCCGTAGCAGTGACCAACACATCATCTTCAATGCGCACGCCGATACCGCGCCAACGCGCTTCAACACTATGATCATCCGGGGCGATATATAGGCCTGGTTCCACGGTGGTCACCATACCTGGTTCGAGATCTCGCCACTCACCGTTAACGCGGTATGAACCAACATCATGCACATCCATACCCAACCAGTGGCCGATACGATGCATGTAGAAACGCCTAAATGCACCCGAATCAATTAGCGCATCC includes these proteins:
- a CDS encoding UbiH/UbiF/VisC/COQ6 family ubiquinone biosynthesis hydroxylase yields the protein MTNLAKQREVDVAIAGAGMTGIATALQLAELGLKVEVLDQFGLDLKALDKQVEQVLQGEFESRVSALTLASVELLKSIDAWQYLVDWRIEPYQKMYVWDGETRGEVEFDAFDMHEAQLGYIVENRLIVLALLKAALLNSNIQLNFASRIRAVDPVVNGSRHLFLDDGDQLTVRLLVGADGANSTTRKQLGLGTHEWDYGHHAVVATLEMDAEHQHCCWQRFTEDGPLALLPLADEARRKVSLVWSTSPAHAKSLQEMDEESFCQAISFGSRQGPGRIVAAANVQVVPLRQRHAQHYVAEAGVLVGDAAHTIHPLAGQGVNLGFLDSAALADVLAEAMTRRETIGSLDVLRRYERTRKLENVRMSAVMEGFRRLFTPQPAIIEWARGAGMRLFNSVDPVKQHVMAQAMGLSGQLPTRMRRSAKDA
- the ubiH gene encoding 2-octaprenyl-6-methoxyphenyl hydroxylase, producing the protein MPNREFDNSFDLIVCGGGMVGASLVAALLPAAKKLGLRMALVEQSPLKAHPDPQFQPSFDARSTALAYGSRSAFEQMGIWSLLREHLTPIETIHVSDQGRFGQTTMRAEQESVDALGYVVENHWLGQVLMSAVLHGRDQVELFSPATVSSIDLTDGVRSVVISEEGGEQRTLKAPLVVMADGGRSELRQSMGIDYRAKPYHQHALIANVEVDRDHQGVAYERFTEKGPIALLPIEAIGATHRMGLVWTQTDDLVESRMNMPDEQFLSELQQAFGHRAGRLVSVGERYSYPLNLVLADEQVRAGLVVLGNAAHSLHPIAGQGFNLALRGVCELAELILQRKQQNLPLGELASLQGFVSQRQKDQQRTIGFGELALATFSSSNPLLRVGRALALQTLDMVPAGRTLLARAAMGLDTPAVRLTIDD